A stretch of DNA from Gammaproteobacteria bacterium:
CAGGACAACGCTCAGAGTCCGGTTGAACCGAGTCAGGCGATGAGCTTCAGCCTCTACGGCATCACCACCTTCGACGTTCAATACTGGAACGGCTCTGCCTGGGCGGCTATTCCCGGGGGCACGGTCACCGGTAACAACAAAGTCTGGCGGCAATTCACCTTTGCAAGCATCAGCACCGGCAAAATCCGGGTGCTTGTCAACAACTCAGCGTCCAAGGACTGGAGCCGCATCGTGGAGGTGGAGGCGTATTAGCCCCTGACTCTTGTAGTCGTGACGCAGCAGCCTTGTTGCTTGCGCCAAGAATCCGAGTTGACCCCCCGTTTTCACGGACACCCAGATAAGGGGATAATGCCCCGAGGAGAAGTTCGATGCAGACGCTTATTCAGGCACTGGGGGCGGTTGAAAGCCGAGCACTTCGTTGCTGCCTGACAAGAGAGCGCTTCGATTACACGGAGTGGCGTAAGGTAAGTCCAGGCTCTCAGATAGGGGTATTGAGACGTTGAGCAAAGAGGCGTCCCGATATGCCAAATTGCTAGGCAACTGACCCCCCATGAATACTCTCGCAATGCCTGCAAAAGCGAAGACATTAGCACTTCTCTAGACGAGACAAAACACCGCTACTGGATTTATGAATGCAAAGAAACTGATATACAGAAGCCACGCCATCAAGCAAATGTTTGAACGTAACATTGGAGAGGCAGACGTAAAAGCCGTTATTGACCTGGGTGAAGTGATCCAGGACTATCCTGATGACGTTCCCTACCCAAGCCGCTTGATACTTGGCTGGTGCAGAGGACGGCCGATTCACGTGGTCGCCGCTTACGACAACCAGGAAAGAACAGACATCGTGATCACCGTCTATGAGCCCGATCACTCACTGTGGGAAGACGGATTCAAAAAGAGGAAACCGACATGAAATGCCTTATCTGCAATCTGGGAGAAACCCGCGAAGGATTTGCCACCGTTACACTTGAACGGGGGCAAGCCACTCTGGTATTCAAGCACGTGCCCGCCCAAGTCTGTACAAACTGCGGGGAAGAATACATCGATGATGCCGTCGTCAGGCACTTGTTTGAACACGCCGAGGAAGCGCTGGAAGCAGGTGTCGAATTGGACGTCAGACAATACAAAGCAGCCTGAGCCACCAACTAACCGCTATGCACTATCCGCTACGCCCTTTAAACTAACCACTATGCGCTATTAACTAATCGCTACCCGCTATCTGCTACCCAAGGAGATCCACCATGACAGCAACATCAGTGAAAAATGAAGCCAAACGACTGGTTGAAAACCTTCCGGATACCGCGAGTTGGGATGACCTGATGTATGAGGTCTACGTCAGGCAAAAGATCGAAGATGGAATCAAGGCCGCAGATGAAGACCGGGTGCTGACCCATGAGGAGGTGCGCAAGCGCTTCGGCACGCAATGAAGCTCGTCTGGACCGAGCCTGCAGTAGAAGCCTTGCAGGCAGTCCACGATTATATTGCCCTGGACCACCCCTTCTACGCGGTCCGTTTTGTCGACCGCATGACGAGATCTGCTGAGCGACTGATCATCCATCCTGAAATCGGCAGGCAAGTGCCCGAAGCCGGGCTGGAAGATATTCGCGAGATCATCTTTCAGCGTTACCGGATTATCTACCGACTGCGCCCTCACCTGATCCAAATCCTGACAGTCGTACACGGCGCGCGAAACCTTGCCGGATCGGAACCAAAACCTTGGGAGGTTGGATGAAACTATTGAGGTGGCAATATAATGTTGAACGTCTATGGACTGCCACGGCGTCACTGCCGCCTCGCAGTACTAACCCCTATTCGCTATGCCCTTAAACTACACGCTAATCACTACCCCCTATCCGCTATGAGCATCATTGAAGTCAACCACGTCACCAAGGAATTCAAGCTCGGGCAGTTGCACAGCCTGAAAACCACCGCCCTCAACCAGTGGCGGCGGCTCACCGGCCAGCCGGTAGAAGAGCGCGCTCCGTTCAAGGCGCTGGACGACGTCAGTTTCAGCATCGAAGCAGGCGAAGTCGTCGGCATCATCGGCCACAACGGTTCCGGCAAAAGCACGATGCTTAAACTGCTCGCCAACACTCGAAACAGACGTCAGACAGTATAAAGCAGCCTGAGCCACCGACTAATCGCTATGCCCTATCCGCTACGCCCTTTAAACTATCCCCTACTCGCTAACGCCTAATGACTAACTACCACTCGCCAATCTCATCGCCGCACGAAGAGGATGCTTTTGCTCCCATCCTCGATTTCGTTCGCCAAGCGCGCGGCCAGGCCTTGGCGGCCGTCAACCGCGAACTGGTAGCGCTTTACTGGCGGATTGGCGAATACCTCAGCCACAAGATTGCAGCGGACGGCTGGGGGCAAGGTACGATCAAGCGCTTGGCCGACTGGCTGGTGATCCATGAACCCGTTATCAGGGGATACTCCCCGCAAAATCTTTGGCGGATGCGCCAGTTCCACGAGACCTACCGAGAAGACGCAATTCTCTCACCAGTGGTGAGAGAATTGTCCTGGACCCACAACCTGGTTATTTTGTCCAAGTGCAGATCGCAGGAGGAACGGGGCTTCTATCTTCGCCTCGCGGTACAGGAGCGGTGGACCAAACGCGAACTGGAGCGGCAACTTGATGGCGGCCTGTTCGAGCGCACCCTGATCGCCAAACCAAAACTCTCACCGGCGTTGAGAGAAATCCACCCCGGTGCCGAATCTGCCTTCAAGGACGGCTATCTTATAGACTTTCTTAGCCTGCCCCATGTCCACAGCGAACACGACCTGCAGAAAGGCCTGCTTGCCAACCTCAAACAGTTCCTGCTCGAACTGGGGCGAGAATTCTGCTTCGTGGATGAGGAATACCTTATCCAGGTAGGCGCCAAGGATTTTTTCATCGACCTTCTGCTCTACCATCGCGGCCTTCAAGCCCTCGTGGCTTTCGAACTCAGGATCGACGATTTCAAACCCGCCTACCTGGGGCAACTGGAGTTCTATCTCGAGGCCCTCGACCGCGACCACAAGAAACCCCACGAAGCGGCCAGCATTGGTGTGCTACTGTGCAAGAGTCGCGACCATGATGTAGTGGAATACGCCCTTTCGCGCAGCCTCTCACCAACACTTGTGGCAGAATATGTGACCAAACTGCCAGACAAGCATATGCTGCAAACGAAGCTGGATGAATTTTACGAACTGGCACAATACCAAGCCCGCCAGGAGCGCGAGCCATGAAATTCCGTCACTACCCCCTAACCCCTATCCGCTATGAGCATCATTGAAGTCAACCACGTCACCAAGGAATTCAAGCTCGGGCAGTTGCACAGCCTGAAAACCACCGCACTCAACCAGTGGCGGCGACTCACCGGCCAGCCGGTGGAAGAGCGCAAGCCATTCAAGGCCCTGGATGACGTCACTTTCTCCGTCGAGCAAGGCGAGGTGTTGGGCATCATCGGTCACAACGGCGCCGGCAAGAGCACGATGCTCAAGTTGCTCGCCAACATTTCAAAACCCTCCAGCGGCAGCATCACCGTCAAAGGCAAGATCGCCCCATTGATTGAGGTAGGAGCCGGCCTGGTTGGCGACCTCACCGGCCGCGAAAACATCTATCTCAACGGCGCCATCCTCGGCATGCCGAAGAAGGAAATCGACCGCAAGTTCGACGACATCGTCGCCTTCGCCGAACTGGAAGAATTCATAGATACCCCGATCAAGCGTTACTCATCAGGCATGCAAGTGCGGTTGGGATTTTCCGTCGCCACCAGCGTGGAGTCGGATATTCTGATCGTAGACGAGGTGCTGGCTGTGGGTGATCTGGCGTTTCAGCGGAAGTGTTTCGACCGGATCGAAGATTTGATTAATAGGCAGGAGAAAACCGTATTATTGGTAAGTCACAATATCAGGCAAGTCGAACGCCTCTGTAGCAGAGTCATTATGTTGGATCATGGTCACACAGTGGCCGACGGTGATCCAACCGAAGTAAGTAATCTCTTCTTCGATTACAGCAACCAGAAAATCAAGTCAGACGCTTCAAATACTAGTGGTGGAAAGTTCAGAACGTCAGATGAGCTAACCTTTAAGGGCATGGATTTTTACGATGAGCACGGCCAATCTGCGGATCGGATTAATTTCCTCTCGCCCTTCCACATATGTATTCAATTTACAATTAACAAACCTCTTGAGCGTATTTGTTTCCTCATCGGCGCACACACCACCGATTTCGTATATCTCACCGCCAATAATAATGTCGAGGACCCGCGTGATTTCGAGACGGGCGATCATGCTGTCGAATTGCATTTCGAGTCCATGACGCTGTTGCCAGGCATCTACTCAATGCGTGCATGGATAGGAACCCCGGAAGGCCGTGAATCGTTTTATGGGGAAAATCTTTTCTCCTTCCAGGTTTTTTCGCATGATCACTTCATCACCCGCCAACAGGAAATGGGGTTATTCCACTTAAATGCCACATGGAATTTTGGAGAAAATAGAATGCTGTCTTCCAAAATGGCTAGCCCGCAACCGATTGATGAATAACAAAGAAGTGATTATTTGGAATTTAATATAATGGCAGATCCTTTCAAAATAGCATACAAATATTACCGTTCTGCATTTAACAAATGGGAATTTCACAAACGAAAAAATGAAGCCCATAGAAAATTAAAACTATGGCAGCGTCCCTATAAATTGCACCTAGGTTGCGGGGAAATCAGATTCAATGGCTGGATCAACATAGATCTAAATAAGGATCTAACAGATACCGATATTATCTGGGACTTGGCCTGGGGAATTCCTGTGGAGGACTCTTCCTGTGGGTTGATTTTTACTGAACACATGTTGGAACACATAAGCGTCAACGCTGGGCTTTCGTTCCTGCGCGAGTGCCATCGCGCACTTCAACCAGGAGGGGTAGTAAGAATCGCAATGCCATCCCTCGACGTACTCATTGAAAAGGCCTATCTAGGCAATTGGCGGGAACAGGATTGGTTAACTTGGCCAGCCTATCAGTTCATTAAAACGCGTGCCGAAATGATGAATATTTTTTTCAGGTGGTGGGGGCATCAATGGATATACGATCGAGAGGAGCTGCATAGGCGGTTGCGAGAAGCTGGTTTTACCGACATACGCGACGTTGAATGGGGCAAGAGCGAAGTGCCTGATATGCAAAATCGCGAAACCCGCCCCGACTCATTGCTGATATGCGAGGCGCGAAAATGATACCCCATGCTGACCGACAACTCATCAAACTAGGACAATCTAAGGTAATTAATGCCCCCGAAAAATAAATTGGCAATTTGGGAAGGCGGTGGCCACGCCCTAATCGTGGCCGATACTATACGGCTTCGGGGGGGGTATGAAATTGTTGGCTTTCTCGATGATGTTAATCCGGCTCTCTATGGTGCGGAATTTTGCGAAGCTGAAATTCTTGCGGGCTCTCAAAAGTTAGCTGAGCTTAAACATAATGTGGTTGACGACAAGACTATCCACTTCCGCGAATGCAAAACCGCACTGTGACCAGAAAACCTCCTATCGTCGTGTTCGGTGCTGGAGGCCATGCCCTAGTAGTGGCCGATATCCTTGGCCAAATGGATCAGTACCGTATCATCGGATTTCTGGACGATGTGAATCACGAACGCCACGGTGCGAAATTCGCCGGAGCCTCAATCCTTGGCGGTTCCAACGAACTGGCGGCCTTGCGCGCCGACGGTGTGACTCACGCCATCGTGGCAATCGGTCATTGTGCAACGCGCACTCGAATAGCTGAAATGCTTGTCAACACAGGTTTTGAGCTGGTCAGCGCAATACACCCGCGAGCCTATATTGCCGGCAACGTGGAAATCGGCCCAGGCTGCGTAGTGGCAGCCCAGGCCGCGATTAATCCGGGTAGCAAGTTAGGCACCAACGTCATCGTCAACACCGGGGCCACAGTAGACCATGAATGCGAAATTGGCGCAGCTGCCCACATTGGCCCGGGTGTACATTTAGCCGGTAGAGTACAGGTGGGAGAACGCGCTTGGATAGGCATTGGTTGCTGCGTGAGCGATCGTGTCCGCATAGGCTCAGATGCCTTCATTGGAGCTGGGGCTGCCGTGGTGCGGGATATTCCAGCAAGTATGCTGGCCTATGGAGTACCAGCCCGTGTTATCGGGAAAGTGAACGAATGAACAATACTAGACCCCTCGCCATTCTCGGTGCCGCCCCGACGTTCCCCGAACCCCTATATGTAGGGCGTCCCAACATCGGCGACCGAGAACGTTTGATGGCACGACTCAACGACATGCTCGACCGCCGCTGGCTTACCAACAACGGACCCTACGTGCAGGAACTAGAACGTGAACTGGAAAAGATGCTGGGCGTGAAGCACTGCATCGCCATGTGCAACGCGACAGTAGCTCTGGAAATTGTCATTCGTGCGTTGGAGTTGAAGGGCGAGGTGATCGCCCCTTCTTTTACCTTCATTGCCACCGCCCATGCCCTGCAATGGCAGGAAATCACCCCTGTGTTCTGCGACGTTGGCCCGGCGACCCATAATCTTGATCCACGACGTGTGGAAGAACTCATCACACCCCGTACTACGGGCATCATCGGTGTACACGTCTGGGGCCGTCCTTGTGACATTCCGGCACTCGCCGAGATCGCGCAGCGACGCCGACTCAAGCTGCTATTCGACGCCGCCCATGCCTTCGGCTGTACCACCGGTGGGCGCCACCTCGGCAATTTCGGCGACGCTGAAGTGTTCAGTTTTCATGCCACCAAGTTTTTCAACGCCTTCGAGGGTGGAGCGGTCACCACCAACGATGACGCGCTGGCAGCGAAAATCCGCTTGATGAAGAATTTTGGATTCAGTGGTTACGACAATGTCATCTATATCGGCACCAACGGAAAGATGAGTGAAGCATCGGCTGCTATGGCTCTCACGTCCCTTGAGAGCATGGACAGTTTCATCGCCACCAACCAGGCCAACCACGAAACTTACACTGCATCCTTTGCGGACTTTCATGGACTTAAGCTGATAGGGTATGATAACAGTGAACAAAACAACTACCAATACGTCGTGGTGGAGGTAGACGAGTCCCAGACCGGCCTTAACCGTGATGAACTGATCAAAGTTCTGCATGCAGAAAATGTCATCGCCCGACGTTATTTCTATCCAGGTTGCCATCGCATGGAACCCTACCGCTCATTTTTCCCCCATGCCGGTCTGTTACTACCCCACACGGAAGCCTTAGCCGACCGGGTACTAGTACTTCCCACCGGTACCGCTGTAAATTCCAAGGATATCGGCACCATCGGCGATATTCTGTACTCCGCCGTCGCCAATGCGCCCGCAGTACGTACCTACGCCGAACAGAGCGGTAAATAATGGCAGCCCCTGTCGTAAGCGTCTGCATTCCCACATTCAATGGCGCGGCATTTTTGGATGATTGCCTACGCAGCGTTCGCAGTCAAAGCTTCAGTGATTTCGAAATCGTTATCGTCGATGACAACTCAACAGATGAGACTGTTGCAATTGCAGCACAGCACGCCGCTGACGACCCTCGTATTCAAATTTTTGAATACAAAACACATTCTGGGCTTGGCGGTGCCGGAAACTACAACCGCTGCATCCAACATTCACACGGAGAATGGATTAAGTATGTTTTTCAAGATGACCTGCTGGCGCTCAGGTGTCTTGAACGCATGTTGGAAGCCACAAGTGCAGAAAGTCGCTTCGTGGCTTGCTGGAAAGACTTCCTTTTCTCGCCGGAGACGCCCCACCAAGTACGGGACGAATACCTGGCCATGCCTGACCTCAAATCGGTGTTCGGTGAACATCATCGAGTCGACGCTACAACCTTTTGTCATGCGGTACTGGCACGCTGGCAGAAGAACTTCGTAGGTGAGCCAACTTCAATGCTGATACATAGGGATTGTTTCGAGCGGTATGGCCAGTTCAATCCTGATATTGCGACATTCGCTGATATGGAATGCTGGATTCGTATTGGTAGCCATGAAGGTTTAACCATCGTACCGGAGGTACTTGCAACCTTCCGCATCCACAAAGCATCCATGAGCGGGATCATCCGCCATACACGCCTGTACCGGGCAGAACTAGAGAGAGTGTTACTGTGCAACAACCTTGCTTTTTCTAATCAATATGCCTCTCTCCGGGCGCATGCCGCAAGAGTCAACCCGCCAATTGACCCTATTCAAAAACTAGTGCAAATAGCCCAAGATGTGCGGTGGCTTGCCATCCATGCCCAGAACAGCCAAAACGATTTCACGCTCCTTACGGAGTGGGAGAACTTCTCCCGGCACTATCCCCACATAACTCAGTTGCTGCCACGAACAAAAGAGGCAGATCCGAGCCTGCTTACTCGCATAAAAAAATATATTGCTAGACAGATTGGTCCCTCTTAGGTATTTGTCATGGCTGCCATATCTCAGTCCAGTGCTGTAGCGTGTTCGTAAGGATCAATAATGCCAATCGTCAGCATCTGCATACCCACATATAACGGCGCCCGATATCTGGAGTCCTGTTTGGACAGCGTGTTGAGCCAGACCTACAAAGATATTGAGATTCTTTTGGTCGATGATGGATCAACCGATGCCACTTTTGAAATCCTTGAGCGTTACGCGGCCAGCGATCAACGAATCCGATTGGCCCGAAACGAGCAGAATCGTGGGCTGGTAGATAACTGGAACCATTGCATTGAACTAGCCCACGGCGAGTGGATCAAGTTCGTCTTTCAGGACGACCTGATCGCGCCCGGCTGTTTAGAACGGCTGGTTGCCGCATCAGCGCAGGACGTTTTTTTTGTTGCATGCAAACGCAATTACTTATTCGATGAGGACACCACCAAAGATGTCCGACAGTTTTATTTTGATAATCAGCGTTTGATTGATAACATTTTTTCGGAGTCTGGCAGGATTTCCGCACAAGACTATTGTCAATTGGCGCTTGCTCGGATAGGGATGAATTTCGTAGGCGAGCCTACCAGCGTCATGTTGAGAAAAAGTGTTTTTGACCAATATGGATTATTTAATCCTCATTTAATCATGTCCTGCGACTTGGAGTATTGGACACGGGTTGCCATCCATACCGGCTTAGTCTATGTGGCGGAAAAACTGGCGACTTTTCGAGTGCATAAAGGGGCAACGAGCGAAACAAACCGGGCTCATCGTCAATATCGAATGGAAGTATTGGATGCGCTTATCATTCTGCATGATATTGTATATGCGTCGAACTATGCACCGCTACGAGAGGCTGCCAACAGCCGGCAGCCTCCAATCAATCTATTACAAAAGCTCGCCGAGGAGGCGCGTGGTGCAAAATGGCTGGCAGTCGCCGCTGCAAACAGAGCGGATAATCCAGATAGTACCCTGATAGAAGAATGGAATCAGGTGGCGCAAGATTACCCGCGCCTTGCAAAGCTTTCGGGTGGCGCCTCCTCACACCGGGGTAGTAAACTACTGAGTGCCTGGCGGGATCGGCTGTCCAGATTTTTGTAACGATACAAAAAACAATAACCGATTGCTCGCCATGCCCCCATTAAAATACATTTACTGGAAAGTCTCTGCCCTCATTACCGAGCAAGTAGATTTGCTTAAATTCTTATTTAAGACTTAGGCCGCTGTTATTTTCGAAAACTTTTATGGCGGACATTAAGCTCATTTGCTTCTACCTTCCTCAGTTCCACCCTACTCCCGAAAATGACGCATGGTGGGGGAAGGGCTTTACGGAATGGCGGAATGTTACGAAGGCTAAACCATTGTTCCCCGGCCATTACCAGCCGCATATTCCGGCCGACCTGGGTTTTTACGATTTGCGGCTACCCGAGGTGCGGGAGGCGCAGGCGGAGGTGGCGCGGGAATACGGCATCCACGGTTTTTGCTACTACCACTACTGGTTCAACGGCCGGTGCATTCTAGAGCGTCCTTTCAATGAGGTATTGGCCTCCGGCAAACCCGATTTTCCCTTCTGCCTGTGCTGGGCGAACGAGAACTGGACCAGGGTTTGGGATGGGGGCGAGAAGAATGTTCTGCTCGAGCAGAAGTACAACCATGAGGACGATCTTGCCCATATTGAGAGTCTGATGCCCGCTTTCCGCGACGAGCGCTATATACGGATCGATGGCAAGCCGCTATTTCTGGTCTATCGGACTGAGCTTATGCCTGATCCGGCGCGGACGGCCGAGATTTGGCGCGAGGCGGCAAAGCGGGCCGGCGTTGGGGATCTTTATCTTGCCAGAGTGGAGAGTTTCGACAATGCCACTGATCCGCGCGGTATCGGGTTTGACGCCGCGGTAGAGTTTGCCCCGGACGGCAACTACTATGGCGAGAAGAAGTTTCATGGCAAGTTTTATGAGTGGCTGGCAAGAAGAGGGTTGCTGAGTAAGGGGTACATCGAAAACAATGTGGGCAATTATCGGGGGCTCGCAGCCCTCCATCGTCAAAGGCCTGATCCAACCTTTACCCGATTTCACTGCGTCACACCGTCGTGGGACAACAGCCCACGTAGGAAGCAGGGCGCCTGGATTTACGATGGATCGACGCCGGAGATCTATGGAGATTGGCTAAAAACTGCGCTCCGAAGAACGCTAAAAAAACACAAAGGCGATGAAAGGGTAGTCTTTATCAACGCCTGGAACGAGTGGGCGGAGGGCAATCACCTGGAGCCTGACCTTAAGTGGGGGCGCGCCTATCTGGAGGCGACCGATATAGCGAAAAAGGCGGCAATATCCGGCGAGGGTGAGAACAGTCACAGTCCCATTCCAAAAGGCATCGGGAGCCCTTCTACTCCGGTTGCTAAACGGCTGTATTGGAAGACCGCTGCATTCGCCAGCAAGCAAGTGGAGCTGGCAAAAGCCCTATTTAAAAAATAGCGATATCGGCTGAGCCACAACAGGATTAATTGATGCTTTCTTCAAGAGTACACGCCTTCGGCTGGCTTTTTGCCCTGCTCCTGCTGCCAAATTTAGCGTCGGCTGCGGAGACTGCGGAGACTGCGGCAAGGTTGTGGCGGGTCACGGAATTGGAATTTGCCTCCAGTCAGGATTCCGAGAGGCCCATGGATGTAGAGTTGACCGCCCAATTTACCGGCCCCGATGGCAGCCGCCTTGACGTGCCTGGGTACTGGGACGGCGAAAACGCGTGGAAGATTCGCTTCACGCCGACCAGGCCGGGCAAGTGGACTTATGTAACCCGTTGCAGTCGCATTGACGATTCAGGCTTGCATGATCAGCACGGTATGCTGCTTGCTTTACCGGCGGATGGCGACAACCCCCTGTTCAAACACGGCGGCTTTCTGAAGGTCAGCAAGAACAAGCATTATCTGACCTATTCGGACGGCACGCCGTTCTTTTGGCTCGGAGACACGTGGTGGTTTTGCCCATCCAAACTTTGCCCCATCGAGGGTTCATCCAATCCGAAGAAGTACCCTTCGATGTTCAAGGCGCTGGTGGACACCCGGAAGAGCCAGGGGTTCACGGTGGCGCAGATGGCATTCTTGGGTCCGACAAATGCCCCCGTGCCGCATCTTAACCCGCGTCAATGGACGCCAGCGAACATAGATTTCTGGCGTGGCGCCGACGAATATATCAGCTATGCCAACGAAGCCGGGATTGTGCCGGTCATCGGGGTGGGCTTCCACCGTGATCTCGACAAACCAAGTCTGGAGGATTTAAAGCTGCTGTGGCGTTATATGGTGGCGCGTTACGGCGCCTTCGCCGTCACCTGGTTGATTATGGGCGAATACAGCATGGGCGCCGATGCTGCGCGGATCAAGAAGGTGATGGCGCTTGGCCAGTTTATCAAGGACATTGATCCTTATAAACGAGCGATGAGTATACATCCGGAAAACACGGGCGCCGAACATAGGGTGGCGTGGAATCAACCCTGGTATGATTTTATCATGAATCAATGCGGCCATCCGGAGGACAGGGTGCCGTCCATAGACATATACCTGTACCCGCACGCTTTCGGACTCAAGGGGACCAAGCCCGTGCTGGAGGCCGAATGCAATTACGAGGGTATCCGCGGCAAGACAGCGGATCGGGTGCGGCTGGTGGCCTATCGCGCTATTCAGTCCGGCTCCTTCGGCTATACCTATGGCGCTCATGGGCTGTGGTACCCCACGCAATTCATAGTGGATAAAACATTCTGGATGTTTGGGGTATCCCCGCCTTGGTGGGAAGCTCTGAAGAAACCTGGCGCTGAGCAAATGGGCTATCTGCGGCAAGCCTATGAATCCGTGAACTGGTGGGAGTTGGAGGCGCGGCCCCAGGCAGTGACCACCGCCCTGCCCCTTCCCGAGGGGCAGCGCATCCTCACCAAAGCGAGCGGAGACAAGGTTTTTCTGATTTATTTTCCGAAGGGGCTCGATCCGATGACGGAGACGTTGTTGCAAGGAACCGATAGGCGCGGCGCCTATTCCGCCGAGTGGTTCAATCCGCGCAACGGTGATCGGCAAACAGCAGACCCAGGAAATGTCGATGGAAGACTCCCGCCACGCCCGGATGACGAGGACTGGATGCTGATTTTGCGCAAGCAGTGACGGTTCATGACTCCGGACATACGACTAATCGCATTTTATCTGCCCCAATTCCACCCCATTCCCGAAAATGACGAGTGGTGGGGCAAGGGTTTCACGGAATGGAGAAATGTCGCCAAGGCGCGACCACTCTTCCCCGGACATTACCAGCCCCATCTACCGGCTGATCTGGGATTTTATGACTTGAGACTACCGGAAGCACGGGAGGCTCAGGCCGCATTAGCGCATGAATACGGCATCCACGGGTTTTGTTACTACCACTACTGGTTCAACGGCCGGCGTGTCCTGGAGCGGCCGTTCAACGAGGTGCTGGCCTCAGGCAAGCCGGATTTTCCCTTTTGCCTTTGCTGGGCCAACGAGAACTGGACCAGGATTTGGGATGGCGGAGAGAAGAATGTTCTGCTCGAACAGAAATATAGTCATGAGGACGATCTCGCCCATATCGAAAGTCTGATTCCCGCCTTTCGCGACGAGCGCTACATCAGGATAAATGGCAAACCTTTATTCCTGGTGTATCGCAGCGGACTGCTGCCAAATCCGGCTCGCACCGCGGAAATTTGGCGCGAGGCGGCGAAGCGCGCCGGCATAGGCGGCCTTTATCTCATCAGGGTGGAAAGTTTCGGCAACGAAGCTGATCCGCATGCCATCGGTTTCGATGCATCGGTGGAGTTTGCCCCGTTTGGCGGAGTAATGGGCAAGTTAAAATTTAGCGGGACTTTTCATCGCCTGCTGGCAAAGCTCGGCGTGCTCTCCAAGGGGTTTATCGAAAACAGCGTGATTGACTACGACACCATTGTGGAAGGTATGCTGAAAAGACCAG
This window harbors:
- a CDS encoding DUF4258 domain-containing protein yields the protein MNAKKLIYRSHAIKQMFERNIGEADVKAVIDLGEVIQDYPDDVPYPSRLILGWCRGRPIHVVAAYDNQERTDIVITVYEPDHSLWEDGFKKRKPT
- a CDS encoding type II toxin-antitoxin system MqsA family antitoxin; protein product: MKCLICNLGETREGFATVTLERGQATLVFKHVPAQVCTNCGEEYIDDAVVRHLFEHAEEALEAGVELDVRQYKAA
- a CDS encoding type II toxin-antitoxin system RelE/ParE family toxin, which translates into the protein MKLVWTEPAVEALQAVHDYIALDHPFYAVRFVDRMTRSAERLIIHPEIGRQVPEAGLEDIREIIFQRYRIIYRLRPHLIQILTVVHGARNLAGSEPKPWEVG
- a CDS encoding DUF1016 domain-containing protein, yielding MTNYHSPISSPHEEDAFAPILDFVRQARGQALAAVNRELVALYWRIGEYLSHKIAADGWGQGTIKRLADWLVIHEPVIRGYSPQNLWRMRQFHETYREDAILSPVVRELSWTHNLVILSKCRSQEERGFYLRLAVQERWTKRELERQLDGGLFERTLIAKPKLSPALREIHPGAESAFKDGYLIDFLSLPHVHSEHDLQKGLLANLKQFLLELGREFCFVDEEYLIQVGAKDFFIDLLLYHRGLQALVAFELRIDDFKPAYLGQLEFYLEALDRDHKKPHEAASIGVLLCKSRDHDVVEYALSRSLSPTLVAEYVTKLPDKHMLQTKLDEFYELAQYQARQEREP
- a CDS encoding ABC transporter ATP-binding protein, which gives rise to MSIIEVNHVTKEFKLGQLHSLKTTALNQWRRLTGQPVEERKPFKALDDVTFSVEQGEVLGIIGHNGAGKSTMLKLLANISKPSSGSITVKGKIAPLIEVGAGLVGDLTGRENIYLNGAILGMPKKEIDRKFDDIVAFAELEEFIDTPIKRYSSGMQVRLGFSVATSVESDILIVDEVLAVGDLAFQRKCFDRIEDLINRQEKTVLLVSHNIRQVERLCSRVIMLDHGHTVADGDPTEVSNLFFDYSNQKIKSDASNTSGGKFRTSDELTFKGMDFYDEHGQSADRINFLSPFHICIQFTINKPLERICFLIGAHTTDFVYLTANNNVEDPRDFETGDHAVELHFESMTLLPGIYSMRAWIGTPEGRESFYGENLFSFQVFSHDHFITRQQEMGLFHLNATWNFGENRMLSSKMASPQPIDE
- a CDS encoding methyltransferase domain-containing protein is translated as MADPFKIAYKYYRSAFNKWEFHKRKNEAHRKLKLWQRPYKLHLGCGEIRFNGWINIDLNKDLTDTDIIWDLAWGIPVEDSSCGLIFTEHMLEHISVNAGLSFLRECHRALQPGGVVRIAMPSLDVLIEKAYLGNWREQDWLTWPAYQFIKTRAEMMNIFFRWWGHQWIYDREELHRRLREAGFTDIRDVEWGKSEVPDMQNRETRPDSLLICEARK
- a CDS encoding acetyltransferase — protein: MQNRTVTRKPPIVVFGAGGHALVVADILGQMDQYRIIGFLDDVNHERHGAKFAGASILGGSNELAALRADGVTHAIVAIGHCATRTRIAEMLVNTGFELVSAIHPRAYIAGNVEIGPGCVVAAQAAINPGSKLGTNVIVNTGATVDHECEIGAAAHIGPGVHLAGRVQVGERAWIGIGCCVSDRVRIGSDAFIGAGAAVVRDIPASMLAYGVPARVIGKVNE
- a CDS encoding aminotransferase class I/II-fold pyridoxal phosphate-dependent enzyme, whose product is MNNTRPLAILGAAPTFPEPLYVGRPNIGDRERLMARLNDMLDRRWLTNNGPYVQELERELEKMLGVKHCIAMCNATVALEIVIRALELKGEVIAPSFTFIATAHALQWQEITPVFCDVGPATHNLDPRRVEELITPRTTGIIGVHVWGRPCDIPALAEIAQRRRLKLLFDAAHAFGCTTGGRHLGNFGDAEVFSFHATKFFNAFEGGAVTTNDDALAAKIRLMKNFGFSGYDNVIYIGTNGKMSEASAAMALTSLESMDSFIATNQANHETYTASFADFHGLKLIGYDNSEQNNYQYVVVEVDESQTGLNRDELIKVLHAENVIARRYFYPGCHRMEPYRSFFPHAGLLLPHTEALADRVLVLPTGTAVNSKDIGTIGDILYSAVANAPAVRTYAEQSGK